ATAACGTTGTTCAAGGAGAAGCCCAGAGGGAGCGAGATAGTCTCGCACAAGGCGAACGCGGGCATCTACGTGCTCAACGAGAGCGTCCTGAACGACATTCCGGCAGAGAAGGTCGTCTCCCTCGAGCGGGAGGTCTTCCCGGAGCAGGTCAGGGAGGGGCTCTTCGGCTTCGGCTTCGAGGGTTACTGGGTCGACTGCGGGACAACGGAGAACTTCCTGTCTGCCAGCGGTATGCTGATGGACTACTTCGGCACGGACGTGTCTAAGGAGGCCCTTCTGGGGAAGAACGTGAAGGAGGAGCACCCCATCGTCATCGGTCAGGGGTCGAAAGTCTCTGGCGGACAAATCGGACCGCGAGTCTGTCTGGGCAATGACGTGGAGGTCAAAGGTGCGTCGCTGTCGGAGAGCGTGATCATGGACTCGACGACGATCGGCAAGGACGTGACGGTGACCTCGTCCATAATCGGAAAGCACTGCGTGGTCCCCGACAAGTGCGTCATCGAGAGGTCCGTGATCGCCGACGACTACGAGCTGGAGAAGGGCGAGAAGGTCATGGGCCGGAAGGTCGGTATGAGATGACCAGGCTCTTCGGGACGAACGGCGTCAGGGGTGTAGTGAACGAGATGATGACGATTGGCCTCGCGACCGACCTGAGCAGGGCCATCGGTACGTTTTTTGGCGGGGGCAATGTCGCCATCGGCTGCGACACGAGAACATCAGCGGACATGCTCAAGTCCGCGTCCGTATCCGGCCTCCTCTCGGCTGGCTGCTCCGTGATCGACCTCTCCATCGTGCCGTCCCCGACGTTGCAGCTGGAGGTGAAGAACGGCGACTATTCCGGCGGGATCATAATCACCGCCTCGCACAATCCTCCCGAGTTCAACGGAATCAAGTGCGTCGATGCCGAGGGTATGGAGATGGACAAGGCGGGCGAGGAGGCCATCGAGGACATCTACTTCTCGAAGCGATTTCTCACTGTTGGATGGGAGGACTACAGGAACCGCGAGGAGAAGGTCGACGCCGTTAACAATTACATCTCGTCCATACTGGGGAACGTGGACGTGGAGTCCGTCAAGCGGGCGAAACCTAAGGTCGTCCTCGACTGCGCGAACGGCGCCGCATACCTCTCCTCTCCTCGGCTACTCGAACGCCTGGGATGCGAGACGGTGCTGCTGAACGAGGTCCCGGACGGCACATTCCCCGGTCACGATTCGGAGCCGATCCAGGAGAACCTCGCCGAGCTGATGGAAGTCGTTGCGGACTCCGATGCGGTCCTCGGGATCGCGCACGATGGCGACGCGGACAGGTCCGTGTTCGTCGACGAGAATGGCAACTACGTCCCCGGGGACAAGAGCCTGGCGCTGATCGCGAAGAGGACAGTGGAGGAGAAATCAGGCGGGCTCGTTGTCACGCCAGTGAGCTCATCGAGCTGTGTCGAAGAGGCCGTGACGAAGTCTGGCGGGGAGATCAGGTACACGGCCGTGGGTTCTCCGATAGTCGCGAGGGTGATGAAAGCGACGGGCGCCGTCTTTGGCGGGGAGGAGAACGGCGGTCTGATCTTTCCAGAGCATCAGTACTGCAGGGACGGAGGCATGGCAGCGGCGAAGGTCATCGAGCTTATGGCTCTCTCCGGAGAGCGGCTGTCGAGCCTTCTGCAGGAAGTGCCCGTCTATCACAACTTGAAGAAGAAGATCCACTGCCCCAACGAGATCAAGTCCGAGGTCCTCGAAGGGCTCTCCAGCGAGTTCGAAGGAAAGGAGATCGACACGACCGACGGTGTGAAGGTACTCTACCCGGACGGTTGGATTCTCGTGAGGCCATCGGGGACCGAGCCGCTCTTCAGAGTGTTCGCGGAATCGAAATCACAGGGAAGAGCGAAGGAGCTCGCGGACGAAGGAGTGAGAATAATCACCGAACTGATCGAGTCTAGACTGAAAGGCTCATAAGCCAATTGAAGAAGTTGGAGTGCAGCACGAACCAGGTCAGAACTGCCCCGATGGACACCGTGAGGAGGTTGTTGGTCTTTTTCGTAAGCCAGCCCCTCGTCTCCAGCGTCGCCCCGAACACGCTATCGATCTGACAGCCGACGAAGCCGATCACGAGCGGGATGACGATCACGAGCGGATTCATGGGCATCGTGTCCGTGAGGAGTGCGAGGAACACCCAGCCCATGACCGCCGTGTAGGCTGACGCGGCCAGCGCGGAGAGATTCCCGAGCCTTGACACGCCACCGTTCGTCCCCGGTGGGACCCTCTTGAGCGTTGTGATCAGATAGGTCCTGTCGCTCAGGACACCGATCTCGCTCGCAAGAGTATCCGCTGCGGCCACCGCTATGGCCGACACGAAGATAATGCCAGTATGCTCCAGGGGAAAGGGCTCGACCGCCATGCTCTGGGCTATGAACGGCAGAAAGGCTATCGCTGCCGGTACAAGCCCGTTCGCGACGACATTCGCCCCTCCCCGCTCGCCCTTCACGCCTTCCTGGACGCCCTTCTTCTCCTTGAGCGCGAACTTGTAGCGCGTTGCCGCGAAGCTGGTCAGGAGGAATATCAGAAGGAGGATGAGCCACGCTATGTGACCAAAGACACCTATGACGAAGCCCACTCCGAAGGCCGTGGCGGCGCCCTCCTTGTTGAGCACTTCCTTGCGGTAGGCCAGGAAGCTCAGGACCCCGCAGACGATCGCGACCGTCGGAATTGCGACCTCGATTGGCCAGTCCAACACGAGCGGCAATGAATTTCTCGTGATATAAAAAGGATGCGGTCTTCCAAGCCATCGCTGCGAGGGTCAAGCACGCGGATATCGAGGAAGCGCGTTGGCGGTCCCGAACGCCGAAACGGAAACCTCCGCGTGGGGACGGTCTCAGAACCACTGGTCGAGGCTCTTCTGCTTCATCAACGATCTGCCCTCCCCCATCTTGCAGAGGGCCTTTCTCACCCGATCCTCGGAGAAGTCGAATCCGTCCCTGAGATACGCGACTGTCCCGTCCTCATCGGGCTCGGACCATTCCAAGGAGAAGTCCACAGAGACGAGCGGCTCGAGGAAGATCTCCCTGATGCGTTGCACGTTCTCAACGTCGAACCCCTCCTTCTCGCACACTGTCTCGATGTCGCCGTGCTTCTTGATCATGTGAAGGGCCTTCTTCGGGCCGATGCCTCGGACGCCCTCGTTGAAATCCGTCCCCACCAGCATCGCCATGTCCACGAGCTGCTCCCTCGTGACCTCGAGCGCCTCCAACGCCGAATCGAGAAGGACAAGCTCCGGAATGGCGGGACCGCCCCCCCGTCCCCGTCTCCGCCCGGAAACGGTGAGGTTGCGCACTAGTCTGTCTGCGCCAAAGAGGAGCGAGTCGAAGTCCTGGGAGGCCGTCGCCCAGACCTCCCCCTTCCTCGTCATGTCGCTTGCCTGGGCCTCTCCCTCGCCGGGCGCCTGGATGCATGGTATTCCGAGGAGCTCCAAGAGCTCCTTGGACTGGTCCACCATCTCCTTGTTCAATCGGGAGGACTGAGATGCCTTGATCCTGGCCTTCTCCGTGTCTCCCGCTGCGAGCGCCTTCTTCCACTCCTTCTCGGCCTCTCTCCTGATGGCGCTCCTTGCGGCGATCGTCTCCGACTTCAGCTTCGGCGGTTCTCCGTCGAAAACATACACGGGCTTGATGCCCATCTGCAGCAGGTTGGCGTTCCTGTACACGAGCCCCGAGAGATGGGACGTTGTCCTTCCTTTCGAGTCCCTCAAAGGAGTGCCGTCCGGCTGGCGTATTATCGCGAGGAACTGGTAGATCGCATTGAAAGCGTCGATGGCAACGGTCCTACCCCCGAGGTCCTCCAGTTTGATCTGCTTCGCCGGTATGATGTCCGCTATGTCGACTCCCATCGCTTCCGAATGGGTCGACCGCCTAAAAACACCTAGGGTTGATCCTTCAGCAGGGTCTCTATCCGGCCCAGCTGCTCAGTGTTCTTCGTGGCCAGGTCCCTGTGGATCTTGTGTATCTTGAGCATCTCCTTGGAAAGACTGTTCTGGGCCTTCAGGTTGTCCTTGAGGAATCCGATCTCCCTCTCCATCGCTCTCTGATTCTCGACGAGTTGGAGAACCATCTCGCTTAATTCCCTTAGTTCCAAATCCTTTTTCGAGTGCATCTCATCACCCGCCTGGAAATGGTCTTCGCAGATAAAAACCTTGTCGGTTCAGGTTATGGCGTCCACGATGTTCTCGAGGTCTCTCTCGCAGTAGACGCATCTCAACCGGACCGGGCTCTTGGAGACGACAACGAACTCCGTCTCCACGGGCTCCCTGAGATTCGTGATGCAGTTGGGGTTCCCGCATTTCAGGATCCCCTTCGCGACCTCCGGGAGCTCCACCTTGTGCTTCTGCTTCACGTTGAAGTTCTGGATGATGTTTATCGTCGCATTAGGTGCAACAAGGGCAATCTTGTCGACCTCCTTTTCCAGCAGCTCTCTGTCCTCCACCTTGACGATGTCCTTGAGCGTGCTCTTCTTGCTCGTCACGCGCATCGCCACGCTGACAGTCGAGTCGGAGCTCTCCTCCGTTATCCCGAGTATCTTGAGGACCTTGAGCGCCATTCCCGCAGGTATGTGGTCGATCACGGTGCCGTTCTTGATCGGCGTGACCCTGAGCTCCCTCATTCGACCGCCCCCAGTATGAGCGCGAGAAGGGCCATCCTCACGGGGACACCGTTGAACGCCTGCTCGAAGTACCTGGCGTGGTGCGTGCCGTCGACGGATGGGTGTATCTCGTTGACCCTCGGCAGAGGGTGCATCACGATCAAGTCCTTCTTCGCCTCCTCGAGCAGCCCGACGTCCACCTTGTACAGACCGGCCACCCTCTGGTACTCCTGCGGGTCAGGGAACCTCTCCTTCTGGATCCGCGTGACGTAGAGGACATCGACCTTTCCGATCACGTCG
The sequence above is a segment of the Candidatus Thermoplasmatota archaeon genome. Coding sequences within it:
- a CDS encoding DUF92 domain-containing protein is translated as MLDWPIEVAIPTVAIVCGVLSFLAYRKEVLNKEGAATAFGVGFVIGVFGHIAWLILLLIFLLTSFAATRYKFALKEKKGVQEGVKGERGGANVVANGLVPAAIAFLPFIAQSMAVEPFPLEHTGIIFVSAIAVAAADTLASEIGVLSDRTYLITTLKRVPPGTNGGVSRLGNLSALAASAYTAVMGWVFLALLTDTMPMNPLVIVIPLVIGFVGCQIDSVFGATLETRGWLTKKTNNLLTVSIGAVLTWFVLHSNFFNWLMSLSV
- the glmM gene encoding phosphoglucosamine mutase, whose amino-acid sequence is MTRLFGTNGVRGVVNEMMTIGLATDLSRAIGTFFGGGNVAIGCDTRTSADMLKSASVSGLLSAGCSVIDLSIVPSPTLQLEVKNGDYSGGIIITASHNPPEFNGIKCVDAEGMEMDKAGEEAIEDIYFSKRFLTVGWEDYRNREEKVDAVNNYISSILGNVDVESVKRAKPKVVLDCANGAAYLSSPRLLERLGCETVLLNEVPDGTFPGHDSEPIQENLAELMEVVADSDAVLGIAHDGDADRSVFVDENGNYVPGDKSLALIAKRTVEEKSGGLVVTPVSSSSCVEEAVTKSGGEIRYTAVGSPIVARVMKATGAVFGGEENGGLIFPEHQYCRDGGMAAAKVIELMALSGERLSSLLQEVPVYHNLKKKIHCPNEIKSEVLEGLSSEFEGKEIDTTDGVKVLYPDGWILVRPSGTEPLFRVFAESKSQGRAKELADEGVRIITELIESRLKGS
- the pyrI gene encoding aspartate carbamoyltransferase regulatory subunit, whose protein sequence is MRELRVTPIKNGTVIDHIPAGMALKVLKILGITEESSDSTVSVAMRVTSKKSTLKDIVKVEDRELLEKEVDKIALVAPNATINIIQNFNVKQKHKVELPEVAKGILKCGNPNCITNLREPVETEFVVVSKSPVRLRCVYCERDLENIVDAIT
- a CDS encoding NDP-sugar synthase — protein: MINPKTLVRAMQAVLLVGGLGTRLRPLTYSRPKPLLPLLNRPMVSYLLDLLPDFVNEVIVPVSYMSRRMRDYFNSLHDGRNYVVVHEVEPLGTGGALANVADHLTDDFLVFNGDIVSSIDIKSLIDFHREKEGVGTIALWDVENPEAFGIVQMDEDDRITLFKEKPRGSEIVSHKANAGIYVLNESVLNDIPAEKVVSLEREVFPEQVREGLFGFGFEGYWVDCGTTENFLSASGMLMDYFGTDVSKEALLGKNVKEEHPIVIGQGSKVSGGQIGPRVCLGNDVEVKGASLSESVIMDSTTIGKDVTVTSSIIGKHCVVPDKCVIERSVIADDYELEKGEKVMGRKVGMR
- the fen gene encoding flap endonuclease-1, with product MGVDIADIIPAKQIKLEDLGGRTVAIDAFNAIYQFLAIIRQPDGTPLRDSKGRTTSHLSGLVYRNANLLQMGIKPVYVFDGEPPKLKSETIAARSAIRREAEKEWKKALAAGDTEKARIKASQSSRLNKEMVDQSKELLELLGIPCIQAPGEGEAQASDMTRKGEVWATASQDFDSLLFGADRLVRNLTVSGRRRGRGGGPAIPELVLLDSALEALEVTREQLVDMAMLVGTDFNEGVRGIGPKKALHMIKKHGDIETVCEKEGFDVENVQRIREIFLEPLVSVDFSLEWSEPDEDGTVAYLRDGFDFSEDRVRKALCKMGEGRSLMKQKSLDQWF